From the genome of Primulina eburnea isolate SZY01 chromosome 12, ASM2296580v1, whole genome shotgun sequence, one region includes:
- the LOC140807028 gene encoding adenine nucleotide transporter BT1, chloroplastic/mitochondrial-like has protein sequence MMGRIEKMQALEVRNCGSLYNSDLGLQWNLQDGNFFPGGGLFASVGQMGNNENRGFKLPYADLFVKYVSLPEGFKILGVQEEEKGVTKKKNGVRLKLKIENPSLRRLLSGGIAGAISRTAVAPLETIRTHLMVDSYGHSTSEVFHNIMKADGWTGLFKGNFVNVIRVAPSKAIELFVYDTVNKNLSSRPGEQFKLPVPPSLVAGACAGVSSTLVTYPLELVKTRLTIQRGVYNGLLDAFVKILQEGGPGELYRGLAPSVIGVIPYAAANYCAYDTLRKAYRKIFKQEKIGNIETLLIGSAAGALSSTATFPLEVARKHMQVGAVSGRQVYRNMLHAFASILEREGIQGLYKGLGPSCLKLVPAAGISFMCYEAFKKILVDKEEDE, from the exons ATGATGGGTAGGATAGAAAAAATGCAAGCTTTGGAGGTAAGAAACTGTGGATCTCTATATAATTCTGATTTGGGTCTCCAATGGAATCTCCAAGATGGCAACTTTTTCCCTGGTGGCGGCCTCTTTGCTTCTGTGGGGCAAATGGGAAACAACGAGAACAGGGGTTTCAAATTACCGTATGCCGATTTGTTTGTGAAGTATGTTTCGTTGCCTGAGGGGTTTAAGATCTTAGGTGTGCAGGAGGAGGAAAAAGGGGTGacgaagaagaaaaatggagttAGGCTCAAACTTAAAATTGAGAACCCCTCCTTGAGAAGGTTATTGAGCGGTGGAATAGCTGGGGCGATATCGAGGACTGCGGTAGCTCCACTGGAGACGATCAGGACTCACTTGATGGTGGACAGTTATGGGCATTCAACTTCTGAGGTGTTCCACAATATTATGAAAGCAGATGGATGGACTGGATTGTTTAAGGGCAATTTCGTTAATGTGATTCGAGTTGCACCTAGCAAGGCCATTGAG TTATTTGTTTATGACACTGTCAACAAGAATTTGTCTTCAAGACCTGGAGAACAATTCAAATTGCCTGTTCCCCCTTCATTGGTGGCAGGAGCCTGTGCTGGAGTTAGCTCAACTCTTGTAACTTATCCCCTTGAGTTAGTCAAGACGCGATTGACCATTCAG AGAGGAGTTTATAATGGTCTGCTCGACGCTTTTGTTAAAATATTGCAAGAGGGTGGGCCTGGAGAGCTCTATAGAGGTCTTGCGCCTAGTGTCATTGGAGTGATTCCATATGCTGCTGCCAACTACTGTGCATATGACACATTACGGAAGGCCTATAGAAAGATTTTCAAACAGGAGAAGATTGGAAATATTGAAACACTGTTGATTGGATCAGCAGCTGGTGCTTTATCAAGTACCGCTACTTTCCCTCTTGAAGTGGCTCGTAAGCACATGCAGGTTGGTGCTGTCAGTGGGAGGCAAGTGTATAGGAACATGCTTCACGCTTTTGCCAGCATACTTGAACGAGAGGGAATTCAAGGTTTGTACAAAGGGCTCGGCCCGAGCTGCTTGAAGTTGGTGCCTGCAGCTGGTATATCTTTCATGTGTTATGAagcattcaagaaaattttggtAGATAAAGAAGAGGACGAGTAG